A single genomic interval of Longimicrobium sp. harbors:
- a CDS encoding dihydrofolate reductase family protein encodes MAKLVFGMNQSLDGYVDHTEFAPDPTLFRHFVEEARGQAGSVYGRKIYEIMRYWDEDHPEWNADEHAFAEAWRKQPKWVVSRTLTSVGPNASLVGDDLEGAIRALKAERKGEIEVAGPDLAQSLTELGLIDEYRIYLHPVVLGRGSPYFAGPRPPLRLIAHDRIGEDVIRLTYVPA; translated from the coding sequence ATGGCGAAGCTCGTGTTCGGAATGAACCAGTCCCTGGACGGCTACGTCGACCATACGGAGTTTGCGCCGGATCCCACGCTGTTCCGCCACTTCGTCGAAGAAGCCCGGGGGCAGGCGGGGAGTGTGTACGGCCGCAAGATCTATGAGATCATGCGGTACTGGGACGAGGATCACCCTGAATGGAATGCAGATGAGCACGCCTTCGCGGAGGCGTGGCGGAAGCAGCCGAAATGGGTGGTCTCGCGCACGTTGACGTCGGTGGGCCCCAACGCCAGCCTTGTCGGCGATGACCTGGAGGGCGCCATCCGCGCGCTCAAGGCCGAGCGCAAGGGGGAGATCGAAGTTGCCGGCCCGGACCTGGCGCAAAGCCTCACCGAGCTTGGCCTGATCGATGAGTATCGAATCTACCTGCACCCGGTGGTGCTTGGTCGGGGCAGCCCGTATTTCGCCGGACCCCGGCCGCCGCTCCGCCTGATCGCTCACGATCGGATCGGCGAGGACGTGATCAGGTTAACGTACGTTCCTGCGTAG
- a CDS encoding response regulator, with amino-acid sequence MADSSKTVLLVEDNEDNRTVYRTILEHFGYQVIEARNGEDGVRMAREDHPDLILMDISIPIIDGWEATRILKGDAATSSIPIIALTAHALATDRAKATEVGCDGYLAKPCEPRRVVAEVEKFIGSGREANA; translated from the coding sequence ATGGCGGATTCCAGCAAGACGGTCCTGCTCGTGGAGGACAACGAGGACAATCGGACCGTCTACCGGACGATCCTCGAGCACTTCGGGTACCAGGTCATCGAGGCCCGCAACGGCGAAGACGGGGTGCGCATGGCGCGCGAAGACCATCCGGACCTGATCCTGATGGACATCTCCATTCCCATCATCGATGGATGGGAGGCCACGCGCATCCTCAAGGGCGACGCGGCCACCAGCTCCATTCCCATCATCGCCCTCACCGCGCACGCCCTGGCTACGGACCGGGCGAAGGCCACCGAGGTGGGCTGCGACGGGTACCTGGCCAAGCCCTGCGAGCCGCGCCGCGTGGTCGCCGAGGTGGAAAAGTTCATCGGGTCCGGCCGGGAGGCGAACGCTTGA
- the ligA gene encoding NAD-dependent DNA ligase LigA translates to MSPAAPPEAAARAAELRETIEQANHEYYVLDAATRSDAEYDRLFRELRELEAAHPGLRTPDSPTQRVGAEPASRLEKTEHLAPMLSLDNAFGPDELRAWEVRNARIADEVLTAGYVAEPKIDGLAIALTYEDGVLVRGATRGNGTIGEDVTRNLRTIREIPLRLRGDAPVPRRMEVRGEVYFSLSGFAALNQRRAAEGHATFANPRNAAAGSLRQLDPAVTASRPLRFFAYAVETDGRDPLPFSSQWELLETLRAWGQPVNPLARPCTDLEAVLAFVNEFEGSRAELDYEVDGAVIKVNPLSLHDELGIVGGRDPRWAIAYKYAPALAITTLRSIELNVGRTGALNPYAVLEPVEVGGVIVKLATLHNEDDIRRKDLRAGEKVLVKRAGEVIPQVVGPVLEEGQVRAEEFRMPDQCPSCGTPVERPEGEALLYCPNSACPARIYWGLAHFVSRGAMDIRGLGERTIATLLERGMVRDVGDIYALTQEQLLTLEGFKEKSAQNLLAGIDASRQQGLARVLFGLGVRHVGEIAAQTLARHFGSMERLATATTEEIEAVHTIGHTMAEALHSWMAEPRNQEVVAKLAAAGVKMTEERTEPAQGPFTGKAFVITGTHPTMTRPQMEEFIQQRGGRVAGSVSKKTDYLVAGDDAGSKLAKARELGVKELSEADLLALPELLAAGSAEADPDPSTEPAAVAGGAVQESLL, encoded by the coding sequence ATGAGCCCCGCCGCCCCACCCGAGGCGGCCGCCCGGGCCGCCGAGCTCCGGGAAACCATCGAGCAGGCGAATCACGAGTACTACGTGTTGGACGCGGCCACGCGGTCTGACGCGGAGTACGACCGCCTGTTTCGCGAGCTGCGCGAGCTGGAGGCGGCCCACCCCGGGCTGCGCACCCCCGACTCTCCCACGCAGCGCGTGGGCGCCGAGCCCGCCAGCCGTCTGGAAAAGACGGAGCACCTGGCGCCCATGCTTTCCCTGGACAACGCGTTCGGGCCCGACGAGCTGCGCGCGTGGGAGGTGCGCAACGCGCGCATCGCCGACGAGGTGCTGACGGCGGGGTACGTGGCCGAGCCCAAGATCGACGGCTTGGCCATCGCGCTGACCTACGAGGACGGGGTGCTGGTGCGCGGGGCCACGCGGGGCAACGGCACCATCGGCGAGGACGTGACGCGAAACCTGCGCACCATCCGCGAGATCCCGCTTCGGCTTCGCGGCGACGCGCCCGTGCCCCGGCGCATGGAGGTGCGCGGCGAGGTGTACTTCTCCCTCTCGGGCTTCGCCGCGCTCAACCAGCGCCGCGCGGCCGAGGGGCACGCCACCTTCGCCAACCCGCGCAACGCGGCGGCGGGAAGCCTTCGCCAGCTGGACCCGGCCGTCACCGCCTCGCGTCCACTTCGCTTCTTTGCCTATGCGGTGGAGACGGACGGCCGCGATCCGCTTCCCTTCAGTTCCCAATGGGAGCTGCTGGAGACGCTGCGGGCGTGGGGCCAGCCGGTGAACCCGCTGGCCCGCCCCTGCACGGACCTGGAGGCGGTGCTCGCCTTCGTGAACGAGTTCGAAGGGTCGCGCGCCGAGCTGGACTACGAGGTGGACGGCGCGGTCATCAAGGTGAACCCGCTTTCCCTTCACGACGAACTGGGAATCGTGGGCGGGCGCGACCCGCGCTGGGCCATCGCCTACAAGTACGCTCCGGCGCTGGCCATCACCACGCTCCGGTCCATCGAGCTGAACGTGGGGCGAACGGGCGCGCTGAACCCCTACGCCGTGCTGGAGCCGGTGGAGGTGGGCGGGGTGATCGTGAAGCTGGCGACCCTCCACAACGAGGACGACATCCGCCGCAAGGACCTGCGCGCCGGCGAAAAGGTGCTGGTGAAGCGGGCGGGCGAGGTGATTCCGCAGGTGGTCGGGCCGGTGCTGGAAGAGGGGCAGGTGCGGGCCGAGGAGTTCCGCATGCCCGACCAATGCCCGTCGTGCGGCACGCCGGTGGAGCGCCCCGAGGGCGAGGCCCTGCTGTACTGCCCCAACTCGGCCTGCCCGGCGCGCATCTACTGGGGGCTGGCGCACTTCGTCTCGCGCGGGGCCATGGACATCCGCGGCCTGGGCGAGCGGACCATCGCCACCCTGCTGGAGCGCGGGATGGTGCGCGACGTGGGCGACATCTACGCGCTCACCCAAGAGCAGCTGCTGACGCTGGAGGGCTTCAAGGAGAAGTCCGCACAGAACCTGCTGGCCGGCATCGACGCGTCCAGGCAGCAGGGGCTGGCCCGCGTGCTCTTTGGGCTGGGCGTGCGGCACGTGGGCGAGATCGCGGCGCAGACGCTCGCGAGGCACTTCGGCAGCATGGAGCGCCTGGCGACCGCGACAACGGAGGAAATCGAGGCCGTCCACACCATCGGCCACACGATGGCCGAGGCGCTTCACTCCTGGATGGCCGAGCCGCGCAACCAGGAGGTGGTGGCCAAGCTGGCGGCCGCAGGCGTCAAGATGACGGAGGAGCGCACGGAGCCGGCCCAGGGGCCGTTCACGGGCAAGGCCTTCGTGATCACGGGCACGCACCCCACGATGACGCGGCCGCAGATGGAGGAGTTCATCCAGCAGCGCGGCGGCCGCGTGGCGGGAAGCGTCTCCAAGAAAACGGACTACCTGGTGGCCGGCGACGATGCCGGCTCCAAGCTGGCCAAGGCGCGCGAGCTGGGCGTCAAGGAGCTCAGCGAGGCCGACCTTCTCGCGCTCCCGGAGCTGTTGGCCGCCGGGTCTGCCGAGGCCGATCCCGATCCATCCACCGAACCCGCCGCCGTCGCTGGTGGCGCCGTCCAGGAAAGTCTCCTATGA
- a CDS encoding diguanylate cyclase — protein sequence MTTSAGVTEDGPTRVLVVDDVPDNVEILHARLASRGYEVVTATNGPEALEAVKVQAPHLILLDVMMPGMDGHEVTRRIKDDDSLPFIPIILVTALTETEDVVQGLESGADDHISKPYNFNELEARMRAMLRVKRLQDELDLKNRELEHANIRLKKLSVTDGLTELFNHRHVHEQLHDEWERSRRTGEPVGVAMIDLDKFKRINDTYGHPTGDVVLYETARIIKETAREIDMVGRYGGEEFIAILPNTDEQEAAAFAERVRAAVEEHLYRDGAVEIRMTTSCGVASSQASQADTPEELLKAADEALYEAKRSGRNRAVRATQVETPQPQA from the coding sequence TTGACCACGTCCGCCGGGGTGACGGAGGACGGCCCCACCCGCGTGCTGGTGGTGGACGACGTTCCCGACAACGTCGAGATCCTTCACGCCCGCCTGGCTTCGCGCGGCTACGAGGTGGTCACCGCCACCAACGGCCCCGAGGCGCTGGAGGCCGTCAAGGTGCAGGCCCCGCACCTGATCCTGCTGGACGTGATGATGCCCGGGATGGACGGCCACGAGGTCACCCGGCGCATCAAGGACGACGACTCGCTCCCCTTCATCCCCATCATCCTGGTGACCGCGCTGACGGAAACCGAGGACGTGGTGCAGGGGCTGGAGTCGGGCGCCGACGACCACATCAGCAAGCCGTACAACTTCAACGAGCTCGAGGCGCGCATGCGCGCCATGCTGCGCGTCAAGCGCCTGCAGGACGAGCTGGACCTGAAGAACCGCGAGCTGGAGCACGCCAACATCCGGCTGAAGAAGCTCTCGGTCACCGACGGCCTGACGGAGCTGTTCAACCACCGGCACGTGCACGAGCAGCTTCACGACGAGTGGGAGCGCAGCCGCCGCACGGGCGAGCCGGTGGGCGTGGCCATGATCGACCTCGACAAGTTCAAGCGCATCAACGACACGTACGGCCACCCCACGGGCGACGTGGTGCTGTACGAAACGGCGCGCATCATCAAGGAAACGGCGCGCGAGATCGACATGGTGGGGCGGTACGGCGGCGAGGAGTTCATCGCCATCCTTCCCAACACCGACGAGCAAGAGGCCGCCGCGTTCGCCGAGCGCGTGCGCGCGGCAGTGGAGGAGCACCTGTACCGTGACGGCGCGGTGGAAATCCGCATGACCACCTCGTGCGGGGTGGCGTCGTCGCAGGCCTCGCAGGCCGACACGCCAGAGGAGCTGCTGAAGGCGGCAGACGAGGCGCTGTACGAGGCCAAGCGCAGCGGACGCAACCGCGCCGTGCGCGCCACCCAGGTCGAAACGCCGCAGCCGCAGGCATGA
- a CDS encoding trehalose-6-phosphate synthase produces the protein MPTDPRDLGPLFRENFPGRRFVVVSNREPYEHKWSQEVGEMEVGRPAGGLTSALDPLLQALGGMWVAWGSGDADAQAVDSDDRVRVPPEDPSYTLRRVWLTDRDIHRYYLGFSNQFLWPLCHLRPDLTRVRGRYWERYRRVNRRFADAVLEEVKGKDAAVWFQDYHLALAPHLVRSRRPDLSLAHFWHIPFPPIDIFRLAPQAGYLLRGLLANDLMGFHLPIFADNFLRAARRIAGAEVNWQARTATLDGHTCHVGAFPISIDIQQFQDAATAPGVEEQMARIRQRYAPGGGRIGIGVDRLDYSKGLPEKFKALEFLWDRYPEFRGRFTFVQVAVPSRGDIEAYDDLAQRVDRQVREINERFATADWRPIHLIKQSLPVDRLATLYRLADVCIVSSLQDGMNLVAKEYVASQVDRNGVLMLSLFAGAAEAMEDALHINPYDPEGTALRIRDALVLPADERAASMERLQASLTSIYDWMNDTFQCWGRVSRGDGACEQPPADPFTEPFDDEVVAGVDYDERY, from the coding sequence ATGCCGACCGATCCGCGGGACCTGGGCCCGCTGTTCCGCGAGAACTTTCCCGGCCGCCGGTTCGTGGTGGTGTCGAACCGCGAGCCGTACGAGCACAAGTGGTCGCAGGAGGTGGGTGAGATGGAGGTGGGGCGCCCCGCCGGCGGCCTTACCTCGGCGCTGGACCCGCTGCTGCAGGCGCTGGGCGGCATGTGGGTGGCCTGGGGCTCGGGCGACGCCGACGCCCAGGCGGTGGACAGCGACGACCGCGTTCGCGTTCCGCCGGAGGACCCCAGCTACACCCTGCGCCGCGTGTGGCTTACGGATCGCGACATCCACCGCTACTACCTGGGGTTCAGCAACCAGTTCCTGTGGCCGCTGTGCCACCTGCGGCCGGACCTCACCCGCGTTCGCGGCCGCTACTGGGAGCGCTACCGCCGCGTGAACCGGCGCTTCGCCGACGCGGTGCTCGAAGAAGTAAAGGGCAAGGACGCCGCGGTGTGGTTCCAGGACTATCACCTGGCGCTGGCGCCGCACCTGGTGCGCAGCCGCCGGCCGGACCTGTCGCTCGCGCACTTCTGGCACATCCCGTTTCCGCCCATCGACATCTTTCGCCTGGCGCCCCAGGCGGGGTACCTGCTGCGCGGCCTGCTGGCGAACGACCTGATGGGCTTTCACCTGCCCATCTTCGCCGACAACTTCCTGCGCGCGGCGCGGCGCATCGCGGGGGCCGAGGTGAACTGGCAGGCGCGGACCGCCACCCTCGACGGGCACACCTGCCACGTGGGGGCGTTCCCCATCTCCATCGACATCCAGCAGTTCCAGGACGCGGCCACGGCGCCGGGGGTGGAAGAGCAGATGGCGCGCATCCGCCAGCGGTACGCGCCGGGCGGCGGGCGCATCGGCATCGGGGTGGACCGGCTTGACTACAGCAAGGGGCTGCCGGAAAAGTTCAAGGCGCTGGAGTTCCTGTGGGACCGCTACCCGGAGTTCCGCGGGCGCTTTACCTTCGTGCAGGTGGCGGTGCCCAGCCGCGGCGACATCGAGGCGTACGACGACCTGGCGCAGCGGGTAGACCGGCAGGTGCGCGAGATCAACGAGCGCTTCGCCACGGCCGACTGGCGCCCCATTCACCTGATCAAGCAGTCGCTGCCGGTGGACCGCCTGGCCACCCTGTACCGGCTGGCCGACGTGTGCATCGTCAGCTCGCTGCAGGACGGGATGAACCTGGTGGCCAAGGAGTACGTGGCCAGCCAGGTAGACCGCAACGGCGTGCTGATGCTCTCGCTCTTCGCCGGCGCGGCCGAGGCGATGGAGGACGCCCTGCACATCAACCCGTACGACCCCGAGGGAACCGCCCTGCGCATCCGCGACGCCCTGGTCCTCCCGGCCGACGAGCGGGCCGCCAGCATGGAGCGTCTGCAGGCGTCGCTGACGTCCATCTACGACTGGATGAACGACACGTTCCAGTGCTGGGGCCGCGTTTCCCGCGGGGACGGCGCGTGCGAGCAGCCCCCCGCGGACCCGTTCACGGAGCCGTTCGATGATGAGGTAGTGGCGGGGGTGGACTACGACGAGCGCTACTGA